The following coding sequences lie in one Trichoderma breve strain T069 chromosome 1, whole genome shotgun sequence genomic window:
- a CDS encoding major facilitator superfamily domain-containing protein: MNSEPTRSQELSEKGSPYDGASSASNDNSNNNSNNNSNDNEKSAVVVKSQDDQDEASSTSVSDVFDVKQFDPVLARKMALVNQAIDEIGMTSFQWNLFWLNGFGYTVDSLLVVCQSIANPAVQQEYGNPSAHVSGIPLASQIGLLVGAGLWGFTADIIGRKLAFNTSLMSCAVFVLIAGAMPSYISFATIVALYSAGAGGNYILDATNFLEFLPTTHAWLVTFMAVWWAVGYTITGLLAWAFMGNFSCAPDATPETCSRADNMGWRYLHFTCGGLVLIMAIARFALVRMVQTPRWLIAQNRDEEVIKTLNGISLKAGKSHSLTLEQLQAEGIVLHTQESAWSATRLKMHFKGLFQTRQLAWSTTVIIANWFVIGMVSPLYSVFLPFYLASRGADFGESSTYLTWRDYAINQVAGLVGPVIAAVLVETKFLGRRGTLAIGALTTMVLQFGYTQVKNEVQNVGVSAAISAASNIYYGTIYAYTPEILPSAHRATGYGICVVLNRVGGILGVLVGSYANVETTAPLFVCAALFGLLVILSVILPFESMGKRSV, encoded by the exons ATGAATTCTGAACCAACTAGATCGCAGGAGTTGAGTGAGAAGGGATCGCCGTATGATGGGGCGAGCTCAGCATCCAACGataacagcaacaacaactctaacaacaacagcaacgaCAATGAAAAGTCCGCGGTTGTTGTCAAGTCCCAGGATGACCAAGACGAGGCATCTTCCACTTCCGTCAGTGACGTATTTGACGTTAAGCAATTTGATCCTGTCTTGGCCAGGAAGATGGCGCTTGTCAACCAGGCAATCGATGAGATCGGCATGACCAGCTTCCAATGGAACCTATTCTGGCTCAACGGTTTCGGATATACAGTTGATTCG CTTCTCGTTGTTTGCCAGTCCATCGCAAATCCTGCCGTACAGCAAGAGTATGGAAACCCCAGTGCTCACGTTTCCGGCATCCCGCTGGCTTCGCAGATTGGACTCCTCGTCGGCGCTGGCCTCTGGGGTTTCACTGCCGACATCATTGGTCGGAAGCTGGCATTCAACACAAGTCTCATGTCGTGCGCCGTCTTTGTCCTGATTGCTGGTGCCATGCCGTCTTACATCTCCTTTGCTACCAT TGTGGCCCTCTATTCCGCAGGTGCTGGCGGCAACTACATCCTCGATGCAACCAACTTTCTCGAGTTCCTCCCTACCACCCATGCTTGGCTCGTCACGTTCATGGCCGTCTGGTGGGCAGTTGGATATACCATCACCGGCCTCCTTGCTTGGGCCTTCATGGGCAACTTCAGTTGCGCCCCCGATGCCACGCCCGAAACATGTAGTCGAGCCGATAACATGGGCTGGAGATACCTTCATTTCACCTGTGGTGGCCTTGTCCTAATCATGGCCATTGCCCGCTTTGCCCTTGTGCGCATGGTGCAGACGCCGCGATGGCTCATTGCCCAGAACCGTGACGAAGAGGTCATCAAGACTCTCAACGGCATTTCTCTCAAGGCCGGAAAGTCTCATAGCCTGACACTAGAACAACTACAGGCGGAGGGCATCGTTCTGCATACTCAGGAGTCGGCCTGGTCTGCCACTCGGCTCAAGATGCACTTCAAGGGCCTCTTCCAGACGCGGCAGCTTGCTTGGTCTACcactgtcatcatcgccaactGGTTCGTCATTGGGATGGTGTCTCCCCTGTATAGCGTCTTCTTGCCATTCTATCTTGCATCTCGTGGTGCCGATTTTGGCGAGAGCTCGACTTATCTTACGTGGAGAGACTATGCCATCAACCAGGTTGCAGGGCTCGTCGGCCCAGTCATAGCCGCCGTTCTGGTCGAGACGAAGTTCTTGGGCCGTAGAGGCACACTCGCCATTGGAGctttgacgacgatggtTCTCCAGTTTGGCTATACGCAGGTCAAGAATGAAGTGCAGAATGTTGGCGTTTCAGCTGCCATTTCCGCGGCATC CAACATTTACTATGGAACCATTTATGCATATACTCCTGAAATTTTGCCCTCTGCCCATCGCGCCACGGGTTATGGCATCTGTGTTGTTCTCAACAGAGTCGGCGGCATTCTGGGAGTTTTGGTTGGAAGCTATGCAAACGTAGAGACGACGGCtcctttgtttgtttgcgCGGCGTTGTTTGGGCTGCTTGTTATTTTGAGTGTAATTCTTCCGTTTGAGTCAATGGGCAAGAGAAGCGTATAG
- a CDS encoding taurine catabolism dioxygenase tauD, tfdA family domain-containing protein, with the protein MATVSTTITPAVLAYKPPHPALKEFEPARDRAFFADPAKASLLGLATAVEEVTPVIGTELKGVQLSKLTDQQKDELALLVAERGVVFFRDQDITLDQQHALASYYGIQDRDPNQQDPRHVTIIGRGGNSRAHGNYTAEWHGDHSFEVNPPSYTLLRLVKTPPSGGDTIFTSQVGLFDKLSPAFQKAIEGLHAIHSSDRAYLASINGGGTPHRAPIATAHPLVRTHPVTRLKSLFYNPSFIERIQELNAQESHHILAFLREHLSNADDLTARWKWTPGAVAFWDNRIIAHRAVPGGYDTELREGKRTAVFGERPFYDPENSETLSERAERLAKEKGVNGNGLVNGNGLEDKTKDLVLNN; encoded by the exons ATGGCCACCGTCTCCACCACAATCACACCCGCCGTATTGGCTTACAAGCCTCCTCATCCTGCACTCAAGGAATTTGAGCCAGCTCGCGATCGCGCATTTTTCGCAGACCCGGCAAAGGCATCACTGCTGGGCCTGGCGACGGCCGTTGAGGAAGTCACCCCAGTTATCGGAACGGAGCTCAAAGGCGTCCAGCTGAGCAAACTTACCGACCAGCAAAAGGATGAGCTTGCGCTGCTTGTAGCCGAG CGAGGTGTTGTATTCTTCCGCGACCAAGATATCACCCTTGACCAGCAGCATGCGCTTGCATCATACTATGGCATT CAAGATAGAGATCCCAACCAGCAAGATCCCAGACATGTAACCATCATTGGCCGAGGCGG AAACTCTCGAGCTCATGGCAACTACACAGCGGAATGGCATGGAGATCACTCATTCGAGGTGAACCCGCCTTCCTACACGCTGCTGCGCCTAGTCAAGACTCCCCCAAGCGGCGGAGACACAATCTTCACCAGCCAAGTCGGTTTGTTTGACAAATTAAGTCCCGCCTTCcagaaggccattgagggTCTCCATGCCATCCACTCTTCAGAT AGAGCGTACCTGGCTTCCATCAACGGCGGAGGAACACCACACAGAGCCCCCATCGCCACTGCCCATCCTCTGGTCCGAACTCATCCAGTGACCCGTCTCAAGAGTCTCTTTTACAACCCATCCTTCATCGAGCGCATCCAGGAGCTCAACGCCCAGGAGTCTCACCACATTCTCGCCTTCCTTCGCGAGCACCTCTCCAACGCAGATGACTTGACGGCGCGGTGGAAATGGACTCCTGGCGCGGTCGCGTTCTGGGACAACAGAATTATCGCCCACAGAGCTGTTCCAGGCGGCTATGACACAGAGCTGAGAGAAGGCAAACGCACGGCCGTCTTTGGCGAGCGACCATTCTATGACCCCGAGAACAGCGAGACCCTGTCGGAGAGGGCTGAGCGACTGGCAAAGGAGAAGGGCGTGAACGGAAACGGACTCGTGAATGGAAACGGGCTCGAGGACAAGACAAAGGACCTGGTCTTGAACAATTAG
- a CDS encoding aminotransferase class-III domain-containing protein, translated as MSSVREVKVATEVPGPQSKAEAEKLGSFFDNRAFYFVADYDKSEGNYIVDVDGNQYLDVYSQIASIPVGYNNPTLTKAAQSREMISALVNRPALGNFPSSHWHDSLKNGLLKVAPEGCDKIFTAQSGSEANELAFKAAFMLYRRKQRGEGVEWSDHEVSSFANSFHGRGFGSLSATRSKAVHKLDIPSFNWPQAPFPALKYPLDKFAAENAAEEKRCLDKVEELITTWQFPVAGLIVEPIQSEGGDNHASPAFFQGLRDITQKHNVTMIVDEVQTGFGATGKFWGHQHWNLTSPPDIVTFSKKAQTAGYYFGNPRLVPDKAYRQFNTWIGDPARVLMSKAVVEEILARDLVSQTARVGVALYSELERLATKYPQLVRNLRGKGQGTYIAFDTTDPASLVKKMKSLGVNIGTCGTQTVRLRPMLIFEEAHIPFLISALDKALGSA; from the exons ATGTCTTCTGTTCGTGAAGTGAAAGTGGCCACCGAGGTCCCTGGACCTCAGTCTAAGGCCGAAgccgagaagctgggctCATTCTTTGATAACCGAGCTTTTTACTTTGTTGCTGATTACGACAAGAGCGAGGGCAACTA CATTGTCGATGTTGACGGCAACCAGTATCTTGATGT CTACTCTCAGATTGCCTCCATTCCTGTTGGTTACAACAACCCAACTCTCACCAAGGCCGCTCAGTCCCGTGAGATGATCTCTGCCCTGGTCAACCGTCCTGCTCTGGGCAACTTCCCCTCCAGCCACTGGCACGACTCACTGAAGAACGGTCTTCTCAAGGTCGCCCCTGAGGGATGTGACAAGATCTTCACTGCTCAGTCCGGCTCTGAGGCCAACGAGCTTGCCTTCAAGGCGGCTTTCATGCTGTACCGCCGCAAGCAGCGTGGTGAGGGTGTCGAATGGTCCGACCACGAAGTCAGCTC CTTTGCCAACTCGTTCCACGGACGAGGATTCGGTAGCTTGTCTGCCACCCGCTCAAAGGCTGTTCACAAGCTCGATATTCCTTCATTCAACTGGCCTCAGGCACCCTTCCCTGCCCTGAAGTATCCTCTTGACAAGTTCGCCGCTGAGAACGCCGCCGAGGAGAAGCGATGCCTCGATAAGGTCGAGGAGCTCATCACCACATG GCAATTCCCCGTCGCTGGTTTGATCGTTGAGCCCATTCAGAGTGAGGGTGGTGACAACCACGCCTCCCCTGCTTTCTTCCAGGGCCTTCGTGACATCACCCAGAAGCACAACGTCACCATGATTGTTGACGAGGTCCAGACTG GATTCGGCGCCACCGGCAAATTCTGGGGCCACCAGCACTGGAACCTGACTTCTCCTCCTGATATTGTCACTTTCTCCAAGAAGGCCCAGACTGCCGGTTACTACTTTGGTAACCCCAGATTGGTCCCTGATAAGGCTTACCGCCAGTTCAACAC TTGGATTGGTGACCCAGCCCGTGTTCTCATGAGCAAGGCCGTTGTCGAGGAGATTCTTGCCCGCGATCTCGTCAGCCAAACC GCTCGCGTTGGTGTCGCCCTCTACAGCGAACTCGAGCGCCTCGCTACCAAGTACCCCCAGCTTGTCAGGAACCTGCGCGGCAAGGGACAAGG AACATACATTGCCTTTGACACAACCGACCCGGCTAGCctcgtcaagaagatgaagagcctgGGCGTCAACATTGGCACATGCGGCACCCAGACGGTGCGACTCCGTCCCATGCTCATCTTCGAGGAGGCTCACA TTCCTTTCTTGATTTCCGCATTGGACAAGGCTCTTGGATCAGCATAG